In the genome of Candidatus Brocadiaceae bacterium, the window GAACCCCACGTGCCGGAACCCGTCCACGGCCATGACCGGCTCGCGCAGCACGGCGTAGTGATGCGGGACGGCCTTCAGCTCGTTCAGGCGGGTCAGGATGTGGCGGCGTTCGGTGTAAACCTTCACCTCGTAGCCGTCCGGCAGCCTCTCCGGGCCGTCGACGACCTGCGCGTCGGGGTGCCGGAGGCGGAACTCGGCGCGCCCCTGCATGGCGAGCCATGCCAGGGCGTAGTCGGGGCTCTGGCGGCACCGCACGGAGAACTCGAGGCGATCGGGCGGCAGGGCGCGCACGGCGCAGCGGCCCAGTTCCAGGTCGGTCCGGAGGGCCTTCAGGCGGTTCGAGACGATCTCGACCGTGCGGTTCAGGGCGTCCGGCGACGGGGCGGCCTCGGGGGTCTCCAGCCGGTAGACGACCACGTGGGTGACGGTTGTGGCCCAGGTCCAGACAGCTGCGGCCACGGCGATGGCGCACACGCCGCCGATGGTGACGGCGAAGCTCCGGAGCAGGAACCGGCTGCGGGGCGAAGGATGTGACACGATCGGGGCTCCCCTCCCGGTCGAAGGACGGGGCACTTCAGGACTCCACGGGGCCCTCGGTGTCTTCGGCCGCTGGGGCCGGCGGCTCCCGGCGCGGCTGCAGGTCGATGTGTTCGGCGCGGATGCGGTCTCCCAGGTAGCTTTGGCGGGCGATCGGGTCTTCCAGAATCTCCTGCGCCGTGCCCTGAGTGACGATCTTGCCCTCGCTGAGGATGTAGGCGCGGTCGGTGATGCGCAGGGCCTCGAGCACGTTATGATCGGTGATCAGGACGCCGATGCCCCGGTATTTGAGGCCGACGACGAGGTCCTGGACCTCCCCGACGGCGATGGGGTCCACGCCGGTGAACGGTTCGTCCAGGAGGATGATCTTCGGGTCGCCGCAGAGCGCGCGGGCGATCTCGAGCCGGCGGCGCTCGCCGCCGCTGAGGCTGTAGGCGGGCTGGTCGCACAGGTGCTCCAGGCCGAACTCCTCGAGCATCTCGTCGGTCTTGGTTCGGCGCTCGGCCGCTCCACGCCCCTGCATCTCCATGACGGCCAGCAGGTTCTCGGCCACGCTCATGTTCTGGAAGAGGCTCGGCTCCTGGGCCAGGTAGCTCATGCCGAGGCGCGCCCGGCGGTACATGGGCAGGCGGGTGACGTCGGTGCCCTGGAAGAAGACGGTTCCGCCGGCCGGGCGCACCAGGCCGATGCACATGCGGAAGGCCGTCGTCTTGCCCGCGCCGTTCGGCCCGAGCATGCCCACCGACTCGCCGTCGTCGACGTTGAAGCTGACGTGGTCGACCACGGCGCGGCGGCTGTAGTGTTTGACGAGTTCTCGGGCCTCGAACAGCATCGGCATTCGCAACCCAGGGTGCGAGGTGCGCGGGCATAACGGAGACCCTATTCTATCGCGACGGGGCGCGGCGTTCAACGGGCCGGGGGCGTCGGCCGGGCGTCGGCCGTGGGCGGCTAACCGCCCCGGGGCCAACGGGTTGGGGGGCCGGGAGTTCTTGCAAACGCGGGGGCCTTTCACTATAATCGCCGGGGTTCAGAACTTGAGAGCATGGGGAACTCCGCCTATGGCCACTCGCAAACCCATCGGGCAGCTGCTGTTGGAAAAGGGCCTTGTAGAGAAGGAGCAGATCCAGCGGGCTCTGGAGTATCAGCAGAAGTCGGGCGAGAAGCTGCGGCTGGGCGAGATCCTGGTCCGATTCGGATACGTCACCGCAACCGACGTCCTCAAGTGCGTCGGCGAGCAGTTCGACGTGCGCGTGGTGGACCTGAACAAGGTCCGGCCCGAGGTGGAGGCCGTCGACGCCGTCCCGCGCAACACCGCCCGGATGCACGGGATCCTGCCGCTGAAGAAGACAGGCAACGCGATCGTGGTCGCCATGGACGACCTGGACCTGTGCGCGATCGACAACCTGAAGTTCATCCTGAACATGGACGTCAAGCCGGTCCTGGCGGCCGCCGACGACATCAAGGACGCGATCGAGCGCTTCTACGGCGGCGAAGAGTCCACGATGGACAACATGCTGCGGGAGTTCACCGAGGGCGAGGCGGTCGCCGAGAACGGGACGACCCAGATGATCGGCGACGAGGGCGATGACGCCCCGCTGGTGCGCCTGGTGTTCCTGATCGTCAGCGACGCCGTCCAGGCGCGCGCCAGCGACATCCACGTGGAGCCGATGACCAACCGCCTGCGCGTCCGCTACCGCATCGACGGCGTCTGCCAGGAGGTGGAGTCGCCCCCGAAGCGCCTGCAGAACTCGATCATCGCCCGCCTGAAGCTGATGGCCGGCATGGACCTGGCCGAGAAGCGGAAGCCGCAGGACGGCCGTATCCCGCTGGTCATCAACGGGCAGTCGCTCGACCTGCGTGTGAGCGACATCCCCACGACGGACGGCGAGAGCATCGTCATGCGTATCCTGAGCAAGGAGGCCGCGCGCGTCAGCCTCGTGGAGCTGGGCTTCCACCCGTCCGACCTGGAACACTTCGAGCGCATCATCCGGCGGCCGAACGGCATCTTCCTGGTCACGGGCCCGACCGGCAGCGGCAAGACGACGACGCTCTACAGCGCCCTGAACGAACTGAACCGTCCGGACACGAAGATCATCACCGCCGAGGACCCGATCGAGTACACGTTCCCCGGCATCAACCAGTCCCAGGTCCAGACGGACATCAACCGCACGTTCCCGGTCATCCTGCGCGCCATGCTCCGGCAGGCGCCGGAGATCATCCTGGTCGGGGAGATCCGCGACGAGGAGACCGCCGAGATCGCCGTCCGGGCGGCCCTGACCGGCCACCTTGTCTTCAGCACCCTCCACACGAACGACGCCCCCAGCGCCATCCCCCGTCTGATCGACATGGGGATCAAGCCCTACATGGTCGCCTCGTCCGTGCAGGCCATCATGGCCCAGCGGCTGATCCGGACGATCTGCACGAACTGCAAGGAGCCGTACGAGTATCCCGAACGCCAGCTCCGGGCCGTCGGGCTCGATCCGGAGAGCGTCGAAGGCATCACCCTCTACCGCGGCGCCGGCTGCAACCGCTGCAACGGGTCCGGCTATCACGGCCGGCTGGGCATCTTCGAACTCATGGAAATGAACGCGGACCTGCGCAACCTGACGTTCGCCAAGGCCGCCACGGGCGAGATCCGCGAGAAGGCCCGCTCCTTCGGCATGCTGACCCTGATGGAAGACGGGCTGCGCAAGGTCATCCAGGGCGTCACGACGATCGACGAAATCCTGCGCGTCGCCGGAGGCGTGGAATAGGAGCCGGTCGGCGCCGAACGGGTCGCACGGCGCCGGCGGGAGGGTCCTGCCGGTGCTCGTAATGGTACCTTCAGTCCAGGTGTTCGCCGACTATGATCCAGATTGACAAGCTGCTGTCCACCGCCATCAAGCGCGAGGCCGAGGACATCGTGCTGACCGTCGGCCGGCCGCCGATGCTGCGCTTGAACGGAGCCCTGGAGCCCCTGGCAACCCAGACGCTGACCAGCGAAGACACGACCGGGCTGGTCAAGTCCATCGCCTCCGAACGGTATCAGCAGGAACTGCAGGAGATGGGGTCGGCCGACTTCGGCTTCAACTTCCAGGACAAGGCCGCCTTCCGCGTCGGTGCCTTCCGTCAGCAGGGTCGCATCGCCATCGTCCTGCGGATGATCCCCTCGAAGATCCGGACCTTCAGCGAACTGGGGCTCGGCCCCGTCGTGCAGGAGTTGCTGTTCCGCCCCCGCGGCCTGGTCCTGGTCACCGGCCCGACCGGCAGCGGCAAGACCACGACGCTGGCCACGATGGTGGACCACATCAACAACAACCGCAAGGTGCACATCCTGACGATCGAGGACCCGATCGAGTACCGGCACCCGCATCGCAAGAGCATCGTCAGCCAGCGCGAGGTGGGCGTGGACGTGCCGGCATTCGGCGAGGCCCTGCGCCGCGCCCTGCGGGAGTCGCCGGACGTGATCCTGGTCGGCGAGATGCGGGACCTGGACAGCACCCGCCTGGCCATCAGCGCCGCCGAAACCGGCCACCTGGTCCTGTCGACCGTCCACACGCAGAGCGCACAGAGCACCGTCGAGCGGATCATCGACGAGTTCCCGCCCCAGCAGCAGGCGCAGATCCGCATCCAGCTCGCCAACAGCCTGCTGGCCGTGCTGGCGCAGACGCTCGTGCCGCGCCTCGGCGGAGGCATGGTGGCCGCCTACGAAGTGCTGCTGGTCACCAACGCCGTGCGCCACCTGATCCGCGACAACAAGACGTTCCGCATCGACTCGACGATCCAGACGGGCCGCGACCGGGGCATGCAGCTGCTCGACGATCACCTGCTGCAGCTCTACAAGGAAGGCATCATCGAGCGCACCGACGTGCTGACCCGCTGCCGCTACCCGGAGGAGGTCTCCAACAGCCTCAAGGCCCTGGAGGTCTGACATCCCGCTCAGGTAACCCGTTGGGGTGGAAACAAGCAATGGCGCAAGACCGCGAGAGACGCAGGAAGCTGCTGGGCCGGATCCTGAAAGAGATGAACCTGGTCACCGAGAGCCAGATTCAGGAAGCGCTCGCCATCCAGAAGCAGTCCGGCGGCGCCATCGGCGAGGTCCTTGTCGAGCGCGGCTACATCACGCGGGACGACCTGACCCTTGCGCTGGCCAGCCAGGCCGGCATGGAAGTGGTCGAACTGGATGACCTGGACATCCCCGCCGAGGTCATCAGCCGCGTCTCCCCCTCGGTCGCCCAGGTCTACAAGGTCGTGCCCGTCCGCTTCCGCGACGGCGTGCTCACCGTCGCCCTGGCCGACCCGACACACCTGAAGACCCTGGACGACCTGCGCTTCCTGCTCAACTGTGACCTGCGCGGCGCCGTGGCGACCCCCGCCTCCGTCGACCGCGCGATGAGGAAGTACTACGACACGCAGGAGAACGTCTCCGACGTCCTGAGCCAGCTCCAGGAAGACGTCGAGGAGGCGTTCCAGGACCTGCCCGACACGAGCCAGTCCATCGAGCTGGAAAGCCTCGAGGAAATGGCCAACATCGCGCCCGTGATTCGGCTCCTGAACCTGATCCTCCTGCAGGCCATCCAGGACCGCGCCAGCGACATCCACTTCGAGCCGTTCGAGGACGAGTTCAAGGTCCGCTACCGCGTCGACGGCGTCCTCTACGAAATGGTGCCCCCTCCCAAGCACCTCCACGTGGCCATCACCAGCCGTATCAAGGTCATGACCGGCTCCATGGACATCGCCGAGCGGCGCGTCCCTCAGGACGGCCGGATCGAGCTGAACATCCTCGGCAGCCCGGTCGACCTGCGTGTCTCCACCCTGCCCACGATGTTCGGCGAAAGCGTCGTGCTGCGCGTGCTGGACCGCCGCATGGTCGCGCTGGACGTCAACGAGCTGGGCCTGCGGCGCATCGACATGGACGGCCTGATGGCGCTGGTCAACCGGCCGCACGGCATCGTCCTGTGCACCGGCCCCACCGGCTCCGGGAAGACCACCACACTCTACGCGGCGCTCAAGGAGCGCAACGACATCGGCACGAAGATCATCACGGCCGAAGATCCCGTCGAATACGACATCGAGGGGATCATGCAGATGGAGGTCCACCCCGAGATCGGCGTGGAGTTCGCCACGGCCATGCGCTTCTTCCTGCGCCAGGATCCCGACGTGATCCTCGTCGGCGAGATCCGCGACCGCGAAACCGGCGAAATGGCCATCCAGGCCTCGCTGACCGGCCACCTCGTCTTCAGCACCCTCCACACCAACGACGCCCCGACGGCCATCACGCGTCTGATCGACCTGGGCCTGGAGCCCTACCTGATCAACGCCACACTCGAGGGCATCATCGCCCAGCGCCTCGTGCGCCGCATCTGCGCCAACTGCCGCGAGGAGTACGAGCCGACGCCCGACGCCATCCTGTCCATCGGTGTGCGCCCCGAAGACGTCAAAGGCAAGAAGTTCTACCGCGGCCGC includes:
- the lptB gene encoding LPS export ABC transporter ATP-binding protein, which gives rise to MLFEARELVKHYSRRAVVDHVSFNVDDGESVGMLGPNGAGKTTAFRMCIGLVRPAGGTVFFQGTDVTRLPMYRRARLGMSYLAQEPSLFQNMSVAENLLAVMEMQGRGAAERRTKTDEMLEEFGLEHLCDQPAYSLSGGERRRLEIARALCGDPKIILLDEPFTGVDPIAVGEVQDLVVGLKYRGIGVLITDHNVLEALRITDRAYILSEGKIVTQGTAQEILEDPIARQSYLGDRIRAEHIDLQPRREPPAPAAEDTEGPVES
- the tadA gene encoding Flp pilus assembly complex ATPase component TadA codes for the protein MATRKPIGQLLLEKGLVEKEQIQRALEYQQKSGEKLRLGEILVRFGYVTATDVLKCVGEQFDVRVVDLNKVRPEVEAVDAVPRNTARMHGILPLKKTGNAIVVAMDDLDLCAIDNLKFILNMDVKPVLAAADDIKDAIERFYGGEESTMDNMLREFTEGEAVAENGTTQMIGDEGDDAPLVRLVFLIVSDAVQARASDIHVEPMTNRLRVRYRIDGVCQEVESPPKRLQNSIIARLKLMAGMDLAEKRKPQDGRIPLVINGQSLDLRVSDIPTTDGESIVMRILSKEAARVSLVELGFHPSDLEHFERIIRRPNGIFLVTGPTGSGKTTTLYSALNELNRPDTKIITAEDPIEYTFPGINQSQVQTDINRTFPVILRAMLRQAPEIILVGEIRDEETAEIAVRAALTGHLVFSTLHTNDAPSAIPRLIDMGIKPYMVASSVQAIMAQRLIRTICTNCKEPYEYPERQLRAVGLDPESVEGITLYRGAGCNRCNGSGYHGRLGIFELMEMNADLRNLTFAKAATGEIREKARSFGMLTLMEDGLRKVIQGVTTIDEILRVAGGVE
- a CDS encoding PilT/PilU family type 4a pilus ATPase, with the translated sequence MIQIDKLLSTAIKREAEDIVLTVGRPPMLRLNGALEPLATQTLTSEDTTGLVKSIASERYQQELQEMGSADFGFNFQDKAAFRVGAFRQQGRIAIVLRMIPSKIRTFSELGLGPVVQELLFRPRGLVLVTGPTGSGKTTTLATMVDHINNNRKVHILTIEDPIEYRHPHRKSIVSQREVGVDVPAFGEALRRALRESPDVILVGEMRDLDSTRLAISAAETGHLVLSTVHTQSAQSTVERIIDEFPPQQQAQIRIQLANSLLAVLAQTLVPRLGGGMVAAYEVLLVTNAVRHLIRDNKTFRIDSTIQTGRDRGMQLLDDHLLQLYKEGIIERTDVLTRCRYPEEVSNSLKALEV
- the tadA gene encoding Flp pilus assembly complex ATPase component TadA; amino-acid sequence: MAQDRERRRKLLGRILKEMNLVTESQIQEALAIQKQSGGAIGEVLVERGYITRDDLTLALASQAGMEVVELDDLDIPAEVISRVSPSVAQVYKVVPVRFRDGVLTVALADPTHLKTLDDLRFLLNCDLRGAVATPASVDRAMRKYYDTQENVSDVLSQLQEDVEEAFQDLPDTSQSIELESLEEMANIAPVIRLLNLILLQAIQDRASDIHFEPFEDEFKVRYRVDGVLYEMVPPPKHLHVAITSRIKVMTGSMDIAERRVPQDGRIELNILGSPVDLRVSTLPTMFGESVVLRVLDRRMVALDVNELGLRRIDMDGLMALVNRPHGIVLCTGPTGSGKTTTLYAALKERNDIGTKIITAEDPVEYDIEGIMQMEVHPEIGVEFATAMRFFLRQDPDVILVGEIRDRETGEMAIQASLTGHLVFSTLHTNDAPTAITRLIDLGLEPYLINATLEGIIAQRLVRRICANCREEYEPTPDAILSIGVRPEDVKGKKFYRGRGCDRCNNIGYYGRMGVFEVLVINDELREMMLSGASTQEIRSAARRTGCRSLRQSGLLAIYDGQTTIEEISRSTIAE